One segment of Thermococcus sp. AM4 DNA contains the following:
- a CDS encoding UPF0175 family protein: MEGVTPATLREFLGPKPERELLLLAAIELYREGRLSLGKAAEFAGLSLREFLYELRKRDVPINYTKDEAEADIETVEGLE; this comes from the coding sequence ATGGAAGGTGTAACCCCTGCCACGCTTCGCGAGTTCCTCGGCCCAAAACCTGAGAGGGAGCTTCTTCTGCTCGCGGCCATAGAACTGTACCGCGAGGGGAGGCTGAGCCTCGGAAAGGCCGCGGAATTTGCGGGCCTGAGTCTGAGGGAATTCCTTTACGAACTGAGAAAGAGGGACGTGCCAATAAACTACACGAAGGATGAGGCAGAGGCAGATATAGAGACCGTAGAGGGTCTGGAATGA
- a CDS encoding ATP-binding protein, which translates to MSEDMIEEQNPWWFHEEDLDWVEFDELEYRVIPEWISEISLKPFALNFVIGPRRVGKTMGLKLLIRKLLNGEKNPYSLFYFDCGVLENYREIIDVVEGYIKLRERKGVSTSYLFLDEVTLVPNWWRAVKYLVDRKKLRNDVLTVTGSVTIAAERHIGAFGGRQGNGKTVKVMPLSFREYYSLFYEDFFPSKGEEVFERYLETGGYLAYLNRKLRTSDIVSAIKADVRTLGKNTGLARDVIGAVLDVAPDPVSFRKLAERAGVSTPTVREYLELFEGLHVLLEVKFLDAGGRILERKDRKLAIRDPLLARAMAQWVGRELPRPVLYEWLVQEHLYRKFGEVFYFRTRDYEIDAVTRGLKVEVKSGVSKGRYPKDVLVLEGRDVPRFLYEL; encoded by the coding sequence ATGTCCGAAGACATGATTGAAGAGCAGAACCCGTGGTGGTTTCATGAGGAGGACCTTGACTGGGTGGAGTTCGACGAACTTGAATATCGGGTCATTCCAGAGTGGATAAGCGAAATTTCGCTGAAGCCGTTTGCTCTGAACTTCGTTATAGGGCCGAGACGCGTAGGCAAAACTATGGGCTTGAAGCTCCTCATTAGAAAGCTTCTCAACGGAGAGAAGAACCCATACAGCCTCTTCTACTTTGACTGCGGTGTCCTGGAGAATTACCGGGAGATAATCGATGTCGTGGAGGGCTACATCAAACTCCGGGAGCGCAAGGGGGTGAGCACCTCGTACCTGTTTCTCGATGAGGTTACCCTCGTGCCCAACTGGTGGAGGGCGGTTAAGTACCTCGTGGACAGGAAAAAGCTGAGAAACGACGTGCTCACGGTCACAGGTTCGGTGACGATAGCGGCAGAGAGGCACATCGGAGCCTTCGGGGGGAGGCAGGGAAACGGAAAAACGGTTAAGGTCATGCCCCTAAGCTTCCGCGAATACTACAGCCTCTTTTACGAGGACTTCTTTCCGTCGAAGGGAGAGGAGGTCTTCGAGAGATACCTCGAAACCGGCGGCTACTTGGCTTACCTCAACCGAAAGCTCAGGACGAGCGACATCGTGTCCGCTATAAAGGCCGATGTGAGGACGCTCGGCAAGAACACGGGTCTCGCGAGGGACGTTATAGGGGCGGTTCTGGACGTTGCCCCCGACCCGGTTTCCTTCAGAAAGCTCGCCGAGAGGGCCGGAGTTTCCACACCGACCGTTAGGGAGTACCTGGAGCTCTTCGAGGGGCTTCACGTTCTCCTCGAAGTGAAGTTCCTCGATGCAGGCGGGAGGATACTGGAGAGAAAGGACAGGAAGCTCGCCATCAGGGACCCGCTTTTGGCCAGGGCGATGGCCCAGTGGGTTGGAAGGGAACTCCCGCGGCCGGTGCTCTACGAGTGGCTCGTTCAGGAGCACCTGTACCGGAAGTTCGGGGAGGTATTTTACTTCAGGACAAGGGACTACGAAATAGATGCCGTGACGAGGGGGCTGAAGGTCGAGGTGAAGTCCGGGGTCTCGAAGGGACGCTATCCAAAAGATGTTCTCGTGCTTGAAGGCAGAGATGTTCCCCGCTTCCTGTATGAGTTGTGA
- the hypA gene encoding hydrogenase nickel incorporation protein HypA — protein sequence MHEWALADAIVRTVLDYASREGAKKVKAVKVVLGELQDVAEDIVKFAMEQMFAGTIAEGAEIIFEEEEAVFKCRNCGHTWKLKEVKDQFDERIKEDIHFIPEVVHAFLACPKCGSHDFEVVQGRGVYVAGIMIEKEGEA from the coding sequence ATGCACGAGTGGGCGCTGGCGGATGCCATAGTTAGAACTGTCCTCGACTACGCCAGTAGAGAAGGGGCAAAGAAGGTAAAGGCTGTCAAGGTCGTTCTCGGCGAACTCCAGGACGTTGCGGAGGACATAGTGAAGTTCGCGATGGAGCAGATGTTCGCGGGAACGATTGCAGAGGGGGCCGAGATAATCTTCGAGGAGGAAGAGGCCGTCTTCAAGTGCCGCAACTGCGGGCACACCTGGAAGCTCAAGGAGGTCAAGGACCAGTTCGACGAGCGCATAAAGGAGGACATCCACTTCATTCCCGAGGTCGTCCACGCCTTCCTCGCCTGCCCGAAGTGCGGGAGTCACGACTTTGAGGTTGTCCAGGGTAGGGGCGTTTACGTCGCCGGGATAATGATTGAGAAGGAGGGAGAGGCATGA
- a CDS encoding type II toxin-antitoxin system RelE/ParE family toxin → MKVGRDVLKRAEKLPPANRRKLLDFINELYSTPFPSGFDIVPVKGKKAKKFGKRGVYRVRLGEYRLIYTVNWEDRIIALVELNPRGRAYK, encoded by the coding sequence GTGAAGGTTGGTAGAGACGTTCTAAAGCGAGCGGAAAAGCTACCCCCTGCCAATAGGAGAAAGCTCCTTGACTTTATTAATGAGCTGTACAGCACACCTTTTCCCTCTGGATTTGATATAGTTCCCGTCAAAGGCAAGAAGGCGAAAAAGTTTGGAAAGAGAGGAGTTTACAGGGTTAGACTCGGTGAATACCGCCTCATTTATACTGTGAACTGGGAGGATAGGATTATCGCCCTCGTCGAGCTTAACCCCCGAGGGAGAGCGTACAAGTGA
- a CDS encoding NADH-quinone oxidoreductase subunit B family protein produces MGRRLKSVWVYHVDAGSCNGCDIEVLDVLSPYYDLERLGIKVVPNPRHADALFITGPLTRQTRIMLKKAYEAMPPKPRIVVAIGTCASSGGIFYNSYALYNTSPQRGRDRLRSGGPEMIVPIDMYIPGCPPSPEEILYGVAQLLGIKEKKMKGEYWIALPPKETPKAENEVEFRIPDRPIPLRYWLTLREELRRVVGYYDREAVLEDFMALVEKAFESEDPREKLHDLVTGYFLKEKDSRIKVAMRFLENEFWKLYDEYHSLGEALKKKYPVTAGV; encoded by the coding sequence ATGGGACGAAGGCTCAAGTCCGTCTGGGTCTATCACGTTGATGCCGGTTCATGTAACGGCTGTGACATCGAGGTGCTCGACGTCCTCAGCCCGTACTACGACCTCGAGAGGCTCGGTATCAAGGTCGTTCCCAACCCGAGGCACGCCGATGCCCTCTTCATCACCGGCCCGCTCACGAGGCAGACGAGGATAATGCTCAAGAAGGCCTACGAGGCCATGCCTCCGAAGCCGAGGATAGTCGTCGCGATAGGAACCTGCGCCTCAAGCGGCGGAATCTTCTACAACAGCTACGCCCTCTACAACACCTCCCCCCAGCGCGGGAGGGACAGGCTCAGGAGCGGTGGACCGGAGATGATAGTGCCGATAGACATGTACATCCCCGGCTGTCCGCCGAGCCCGGAGGAGATACTCTACGGCGTCGCTCAGCTCCTCGGCATCAAGGAGAAGAAGATGAAGGGCGAATACTGGATCGCGCTCCCGCCGAAGGAGACGCCCAAGGCCGAGAACGAGGTCGAGTTCAGAATCCCAGACAGGCCGATACCCCTCCGCTACTGGCTCACCCTTCGCGAGGAGCTCAGGCGCGTCGTTGGCTACTACGACAGGGAGGCCGTCCTTGAGGACTTCATGGCCCTCGTCGAGAAGGCCTTCGAGAGCGAGGACCCGAGGGAGAAGCTCCACGACCTCGTCACCGGCTACTTCCTCAAGGAGAAGGACTCCAGGATAAAGGTCGCCATGCGCTTCCTCGAAAACGAGTTCTGGAAGCTGTACGACGAGTACCACTCCCTCGGTGAGGCCCTCAAGAAGAAGTACCCCGTGACGGCGGGTGTCTGA
- a CDS encoding respiratory chain complex I subunit 1 family protein: MGMETTIKIGFELVGILIIFLLPPYLDGIARRVKARLQYRRGPPLMQTWYDLQKLFNLPSVKPTKSLLFTAAPFLALASAISAALLLPYGNVIPVDFGFNLVVFFYVILMVSVFLIFGGLSVQNAFSHIGATREAQLILTVEPLIAVLYGVLAYNAGSLNIADIIANLHLTPSLVLAYIVLAYALYVESGFVPFDVAEAEQEVIGGPLGEYSGRLLGVFYYAIHIKRFALLWFFVSILTMPWIGPINTPERAALVLALQFILTVAFYPIIAALEATNARLRIDHVVKMNVRMFFVGLVILGMAFMGW; the protein is encoded by the coding sequence ATGGGAATGGAGACAACGATCAAGATCGGATTCGAGCTCGTCGGGATCCTCATCATCTTCCTCCTGCCGCCTTACCTCGACGGAATAGCGAGAAGGGTCAAGGCGAGACTCCAGTACAGGCGCGGGCCGCCGCTCATGCAGACCTGGTACGACCTCCAGAAGCTCTTCAACCTTCCATCCGTCAAACCAACGAAGAGCTTACTCTTCACCGCGGCCCCGTTCCTGGCCCTGGCCTCGGCGATCTCGGCCGCGCTGCTCCTGCCCTACGGAAACGTGATTCCAGTGGACTTCGGCTTCAACCTGGTGGTGTTCTTCTACGTAATCCTGATGGTCAGCGTCTTCCTGATCTTCGGAGGTCTGAGCGTCCAGAACGCCTTCAGCCACATTGGCGCCACGAGGGAAGCCCAGCTCATCCTCACCGTTGAGCCCCTCATAGCGGTTCTCTACGGTGTCTTAGCTTACAACGCGGGTTCGCTCAACATAGCCGACATCATAGCCAACCTCCACCTCACGCCCTCGCTCGTGCTCGCGTACATCGTCCTTGCCTACGCGCTCTACGTCGAGAGCGGCTTCGTGCCCTTCGACGTTGCCGAGGCGGAGCAGGAAGTCATAGGCGGCCCGCTGGGCGAGTACAGCGGAAGGCTCCTCGGGGTCTTCTACTACGCGATACACATAAAGCGCTTCGCACTGCTGTGGTTCTTCGTCAGCATTCTAACGATGCCCTGGATCGGACCGATAAACACCCCGGAGAGGGCGGCACTGGTGCTCGCACTTCAGTTCATCCTGACGGTTGCCTTCTACCCGATCATAGCGGCCCTCGAAGCGACTAACGCGAGGCTGAGGATAGACCACGTAGTAAAGATGAACGTTAGGATGTTCTTCGTCGGCCTGGTGATCCTGGGCATGGCGTTCATGGGGTGGTGA
- a CDS encoding DUF3368 domain-containing protein, protein MKTIVSNTSPLIGLSNIGKLDVLHKVFGRVFIPPAVRREFGEELPEWIEVTSPENRPLVSALSKLLGAGESEAIALAIELGADFLIPDDLKARKIARELGINVIGTAGVLLLAKKRGVVDEVKPLLTLLVEKGFRISDDVIRIIPKAAGED, encoded by the coding sequence ATGAAGACGATTGTATCAAACACGAGTCCCCTGATAGGGCTGTCCAACATTGGAAAGCTTGATGTTCTTCACAAAGTTTTTGGAAGGGTCTTCATTCCACCGGCTGTGCGCAGAGAGTTCGGAGAGGAGCTTCCGGAGTGGATAGAGGTCACGTCCCCAGAGAATCGACCCCTTGTCAGCGCCCTTTCGAAGCTCCTCGGGGCTGGTGAATCCGAGGCAATAGCCCTCGCTATTGAACTCGGAGCTGACTTTTTGATACCCGATGACCTTAAAGCTCGAAAAATCGCGAGAGAACTCGGAATCAACGTAATTGGAACTGCGGGCGTTTTACTGCTCGCAAAGAAGCGGGGCGTTGTTGATGAGGTAAAGCCACTACTCACCCTGCTTGTTGAGAAGGGGTTTAGAATCTCCGATGACGTTATACGGATTATCCCCAAAGCGGCGGGTGAGGATTAG
- a CDS encoding hydrogenase large subunit, translated as MVTTKDLEAHFEFECRACENGHCRKADVETILAERKGLREFYEAFREHIKECKRMSYGEYQFVIDREVLPEAVLWWHNHPEFKETHLSTAVGTDERPLNGHFVYMPFLNVQVEPLNMDENYWVFLKAYLPADDPSFPSVAAKLPAALWIEREVKDLLGFNPIGHPDPRRLILPEDWPDGVYPLRKDMDYRHSPMAEVKTEFKEKPEGTTLVPMGPVHMGIEEPAHFRLFVKGEEIVDVDYRGFYSHRGIEKTGEGRLTYNQVLFLAERICGICGYQHSVSYAMAVERLADVEIPDRARYIRTLMLELERIHNHLLWVGIAAHLVGYDTGFMHAWRIREPVMWLVERLTGNRKQYGMNIVGGVRRDILDYRKEEILKVVKQIREETKKFLDIALNTNTFIKRAEGVGILPYKVAKAYSVLGPTARASGRKIDTRLDQATKTAMAYNEVDFKVPVYKEGDVLARVLVRMDELFESLWIVEQLIDQMPGGDIMVPIGDLPEYEEALGFTEAHRGEVVHYVMTGEKNKVYRWKVRAPTYNNLPAVPEMLKGYHVADAPLIIASIDPCYSCTERVQFVDVQTGKVKVLTEAEFNELSIKYRGVF; from the coding sequence ATGGTAACGACGAAGGATTTGGAGGCTCACTTCGAGTTTGAGTGCAGGGCCTGCGAAAACGGCCACTGCAGAAAGGCTGATGTCGAAACGATCCTCGCTGAGAGAAAGGGCCTTAGGGAGTTTTACGAGGCCTTCAGGGAGCACATTAAAGAGTGCAAGAGGATGAGCTACGGTGAATACCAGTTCGTGATTGACAGGGAAGTTCTTCCAGAGGCCGTCCTCTGGTGGCACAACCACCCGGAGTTCAAGGAGACCCACCTCTCAACTGCCGTTGGAACCGACGAGAGGCCCCTCAACGGCCACTTCGTCTACATGCCCTTCCTCAACGTCCAGGTCGAGCCCCTCAACATGGACGAGAACTACTGGGTCTTCCTTAAGGCCTATCTCCCGGCCGACGACCCGAGCTTCCCGAGCGTCGCGGCAAAGCTCCCAGCCGCGCTCTGGATAGAGAGGGAAGTTAAGGACTTACTCGGCTTCAACCCCATTGGCCATCCTGACCCGAGGAGGCTCATCCTTCCGGAGGACTGGCCCGATGGTGTTTACCCGCTCAGGAAGGACATGGACTACAGGCACTCACCGATGGCAGAAGTCAAGACAGAGTTCAAGGAGAAGCCCGAGGGAACGACGCTCGTCCCAATGGGTCCGGTTCACATGGGTATCGAGGAGCCGGCCCACTTCAGGCTCTTCGTCAAGGGAGAAGAAATCGTAGACGTTGACTACCGCGGCTTCTACTCCCACAGGGGAATCGAGAAGACCGGTGAGGGCAGACTTACCTACAACCAGGTTCTCTTCCTCGCCGAGAGAATCTGCGGAATCTGCGGCTACCAGCACTCCGTCAGCTATGCCATGGCCGTTGAGCGTTTAGCCGACGTGGAAATCCCGGACAGGGCGCGCTACATAAGGACGCTGATGCTCGAGCTGGAGAGGATACACAACCACCTGCTCTGGGTCGGCATTGCCGCGCACCTCGTCGGCTACGACACCGGCTTCATGCACGCGTGGAGAATCCGCGAGCCGGTCATGTGGCTCGTCGAGCGCTTAACCGGAAACAGGAAGCAGTACGGAATGAACATCGTCGGTGGAGTTAGGAGGGACATCCTCGACTACCGCAAGGAGGAGATCCTCAAGGTGGTCAAGCAGATACGCGAGGAAACCAAGAAGTTCCTTGACATCGCCCTGAACACCAACACCTTCATCAAGCGCGCCGAGGGAGTCGGAATCCTGCCCTACAAGGTCGCCAAGGCTTACTCCGTCCTCGGACCGACTGCAAGGGCCAGCGGAAGGAAGATCGACACGAGGCTCGACCAGGCAACGAAGACTGCCATGGCCTACAACGAGGTTGACTTCAAGGTTCCTGTTTATAAGGAGGGCGACGTTTTAGCAAGGGTTCTCGTCAGGATGGACGAGCTCTTTGAGAGCCTCTGGATAGTGGAACAGCTCATTGACCAGATGCCCGGCGGGGACATAATGGTTCCAATCGGCGACCTGCCGGAGTACGAGGAAGCCCTTGGATTCACCGAGGCCCACCGCGGTGAAGTGGTCCACTACGTCATGACCGGCGAGAAGAACAAGGTCTACCGCTGGAAAGTCCGTGCTCCTACGTACAACAACCTGCCCGCCGTTCCGGAGATGCTCAAGGGCTACCACGTTGCCGATGCACCGCTCATCATAGCGAGCATCGACCCGTGCTACTCCTGTACCGAGAGGGTCCAGTTCGTCGACGTCCAGACCGGCAAGGTGAAGGTTCTCACCGAGGCCGAGTTCAACGAGCTCTCAATCAAGTACAGGGGGGTGTTCTGA
- a CDS encoding 4Fe-4S dicluster domain-containing protein, with protein MAESLSYTEKLKKWDRFEVEKFSKKAPVTTPYPFIDIEKPPEYRGIPHINPEKCIGCGACVNACPPDALILEWDKEHGVKRLTFNAARCIRCHRCVEVCPTGAMEPTNIFEIATDNKEDLVEVVEHKLAYCEECGEYLDFTERQIEYVRNILPKEIFETYALEDRIGLTQEAKMRKTVEKLRETEGIPVSAFMLVKKGGEE; from the coding sequence ATGGCCGAGAGCCTCTCCTACACCGAGAAGCTCAAGAAGTGGGACCGCTTCGAGGTCGAGAAGTTCAGCAAGAAGGCCCCGGTCACCACTCCCTATCCTTTTATTGACATCGAGAAGCCACCCGAGTACCGCGGAATTCCGCACATCAACCCCGAGAAGTGCATAGGCTGTGGTGCCTGCGTCAACGCCTGCCCACCCGATGCGCTAATCCTCGAGTGGGACAAGGAGCACGGCGTTAAGAGGCTCACCTTCAACGCGGCGAGATGTATAAGGTGCCACCGCTGTGTGGAGGTCTGCCCGACCGGCGCGATGGAACCGACGAACATCTTCGAGATAGCGACCGACAACAAGGAAGACCTCGTCGAAGTCGTCGAGCACAAGCTCGCTTACTGCGAGGAGTGTGGCGAATACCTCGACTTCACCGAGAGGCAGATTGAGTACGTGAGGAACATCCTGCCCAAGGAAATCTTCGAGACCTACGCCCTTGAAGACAGAATCGGCCTGACCCAGGAGGCAAAGATGCGCAAGACCGTCGAGAAGCTCAGGGAGACCGAGGGAATTCCAGTCTCGGCCTTCATGCTCGTGAAGAAAGGGGGTGAGGAGTGA
- a CDS encoding cation diffusion facilitator family transporter encodes MGHEHGLNRNLAISIVLNLTITIAEVIGGLISGSLALLSDSLHNFSDSMSLLASYFALKIAERRPNEKYTFGYKRAEILVAFINSAVLIGVSLFLVVEAYRRFKNPQPIDTGVMLPVALIGLIANLLSVFLLHEHAHGLNVRSAYLHLLSDTLSSVAVVIGGLLIRFYGVEWVDPLVTVLIALYILREAYEVLRESVDVLMEASPELDLEEIKVELESIPGVKNAHHFHAWRVGEGGIHFECHLAVEDMPLSEAQRIIDEAEERLRKFGVTHVTVQLEVDRCEPGLLCPKEGS; translated from the coding sequence ATGGGACACGAGCACGGGCTTAATAGGAACCTGGCAATCTCAATCGTCCTGAACCTCACGATAACCATCGCAGAGGTAATCGGCGGTCTCATCTCGGGCAGTTTAGCCCTCCTGAGCGATTCGCTTCACAACTTCAGCGACAGCATGAGCCTGCTCGCGAGCTACTTCGCCCTAAAAATCGCCGAGCGAAGGCCCAACGAGAAGTACACCTTCGGCTACAAGAGGGCCGAAATCCTCGTGGCCTTCATCAACTCCGCCGTCTTAATCGGCGTTTCGCTATTCCTCGTCGTCGAGGCCTACCGGCGCTTTAAAAACCCCCAGCCGATTGATACAGGGGTAATGCTCCCGGTAGCCCTTATCGGCCTAATCGCGAACCTGCTCTCGGTTTTCCTTCTCCACGAGCACGCCCACGGCCTTAACGTCCGCTCCGCCTACCTTCACCTTCTGAGCGACACCCTCTCGTCGGTGGCCGTCGTGATTGGTGGTTTGCTGATTCGCTTCTACGGCGTCGAGTGGGTCGACCCGCTCGTTACAGTTTTGATAGCGCTCTACATCCTCCGCGAGGCCTACGAGGTGCTGAGGGAGAGCGTTGACGTCCTGATGGAGGCGTCGCCGGAGCTCGACCTCGAAGAGATAAAGGTCGAGCTGGAATCGATTCCCGGCGTTAAGAACGCCCACCACTTCCACGCCTGGCGGGTCGGTGAGGGTGGGATTCACTTCGAGTGCCACCTAGCGGTGGAAGACATGCCCCTGAGCGAGGCGCAGAGGATTATAGACGAGGCCGAGGAGAGGCTGAGGAAGTTCGGGGTAACCCACGTTACGGTTCAGCTCGAGGTTGACCGGTGCGAGCCCGGTCTGCTGTGCCCGAAGGAAGGCTCTTAA
- a CDS encoding HEPN domain-containing protein, producing the protein MSWRDWIRKGRDDLKLAELALENGIFDYAAFHAQQAVEKFLKAFLIKHGKPPVRTHDIAYLIERCKEIDPSFEELYDLKAHYLSDFAVEVRYPGYYSVPGELAGEAIEIARKVLDFVLMKLGERK; encoded by the coding sequence ATGAGCTGGAGAGACTGGATAAGAAAAGGCCGTGACGACCTAAAACTCGCGGAGCTTGCACTCGAAAACGGCATCTTTGACTATGCCGCTTTTCACGCCCAGCAGGCCGTTGAAAAGTTCTTGAAGGCGTTCTTAATCAAACACGGCAAACCCCCTGTTAGAACCCACGATATAGCATACCTTATCGAGCGGTGCAAGGAGATAGACCCCTCGTTCGAGGAGTTGTACGACCTAAAAGCCCACTACCTCTCGGATTTTGCCGTTGAGGTCAGGTATCCCGGCTACTACTCGGTTCCCGGGGAGCTTGCTGGGGAAGCAATCGAAATCGCACGGAAGGTTCTGGACTTCGTTTTGATGAAACTGGGTGAAAGAAAATGA
- a CDS encoding hydrogenase 3 maturation endopeptidase HyCI: MNLEELFQGKKRVVVCGIGNDIRGDDAFGVLVAERLKELLKNPDVLVLNCGEVPENYTGKIANFKPDLVVLVDAVDFNGEVGEYIIADPEGTLGEAISTHGLPLKFVTQFMKTMVNAEFVLIGCQPGSTGLFQEPSELIRKRAERLAELLAGILKRDKPSTM; this comes from the coding sequence ATGAACCTCGAAGAACTCTTCCAGGGAAAGAAAAGGGTCGTGGTCTGCGGAATCGGGAACGATATAAGGGGGGACGACGCCTTCGGCGTTCTGGTCGCGGAGAGACTGAAGGAGTTGCTAAAGAACCCGGACGTCCTCGTGCTGAACTGTGGGGAAGTTCCGGAGAACTACACTGGCAAGATAGCGAACTTTAAGCCCGACCTCGTCGTCCTCGTCGATGCCGTTGATTTCAACGGTGAAGTCGGCGAGTATATCATAGCGGACCCGGAGGGGACGCTCGGAGAGGCAATATCGACGCACGGCCTTCCGCTGAAGTTCGTCACCCAGTTCATGAAGACGATGGTTAACGCTGAGTTCGTGCTCATAGGCTGTCAGCCAGGCTCGACAGGCCTCTTTCAGGAGCCGAGCGAGCTGATAAGGAAGCGTGCCGAGAGACTGGCGGAGCTGTTAGCGGGGATTCTAAAAAGGGATAAGCCCTCAACAATGTAA
- the mobA gene encoding molybdenum cofactor guanylyltransferase MobA, translated as MIGAVLAGGRGKRFGGDKLLYKINGRPLILYTIERLETAKRIDEIILVASKDNAEKLKRLGYRVVVDNLLIGPMGGVYTALSLGDAFVVAGDMPLLVREFVDFIVSEFEKSGKIACVPRWSNGYLEPLHAAYSKAFREILEEKIKTGNYALNRAIREANPCYLPIESLPEEWRESFFNVNTREDLGRIQKG; from the coding sequence ATGATTGGGGCAGTTCTGGCCGGAGGAAGGGGAAAGCGGTTCGGGGGCGACAAGCTACTCTACAAAATCAACGGCAGGCCTTTGATTCTTTACACCATCGAGAGGCTTGAAACAGCTAAGAGAATAGACGAGATAATCTTAGTTGCCTCGAAGGACAACGCGGAAAAGCTTAAGAGGCTCGGCTACCGCGTGGTCGTTGATAACCTGCTGATAGGCCCGATGGGGGGTGTTTACACAGCCTTAAGCCTCGGTGATGCCTTCGTCGTTGCCGGCGACATGCCCCTTCTCGTCCGGGAGTTCGTCGATTTCATCGTCTCGGAATTCGAGAAGAGCGGAAAAATCGCCTGCGTGCCGCGCTGGAGCAACGGCTACCTCGAACCCCTTCACGCCGCTTATTCTAAGGCTTTCCGCGAAATCCTTGAGGAAAAGATAAAAACCGGAAACTACGCCCTCAACAGGGCAATCCGTGAAGCCAATCCCTGCTACCTCCCGATAGAGTCCCTCCCCGAGGAGTGGCGCGAGAGCTTCTTCAACGTGAACACGAGGGAGGATTTGGGGAGGATACAAAAGGGATAA
- a CDS encoding Mrp/NBP35 family ATP-binding protein, producing the protein MIDPREIAISARLEKVKRIIPVVSGKGGVGKSLISATLALALAEKGYKVGLLDLDFHGASDHVILGFEPKEFPEEDKGVVPPTVHGIKFMSIAYYTENRPTPLRGKEISDALIELLTITRWDELDYLVIDMPPGLGDQLLDVLRFLKRGEFLVVATPSKLALNVVEKLIQLLLEEKHKVLGVVENMVLRSEQLNDEEDVRKLAERYNVPYLIGIPFYPDLDAKIGNVEELMKTEFAGKVRELAEKL; encoded by the coding sequence ATGATTGACCCGCGCGAGATAGCCATAAGCGCGAGGCTTGAGAAGGTCAAGAGAATAATCCCCGTCGTCAGCGGAAAAGGCGGTGTTGGAAAATCGCTCATCTCAGCGACTCTCGCGCTGGCCCTGGCAGAGAAGGGTTATAAGGTCGGCCTGCTCGACCTCGACTTCCACGGGGCAAGTGACCACGTGATTCTCGGCTTCGAGCCGAAGGAGTTCCCGGAGGAGGACAAAGGAGTGGTTCCGCCGACCGTTCATGGAATCAAGTTCATGAGCATCGCCTACTACACCGAGAACAGGCCAACACCGCTCCGCGGGAAGGAGATAAGCGACGCCCTCATCGAGCTCCTCACGATAACCCGCTGGGACGAGCTTGACTACCTCGTCATCGACATGCCGCCGGGACTCGGCGACCAGCTCCTCGACGTTCTCCGCTTCCTCAAGAGGGGTGAGTTCCTCGTCGTTGCAACCCCGTCGAAGCTCGCCCTCAACGTCGTCGAGAAGCTCATACAGTTGCTCCTCGAGGAGAAGCACAAGGTCCTCGGCGTCGTCGAGAACATGGTTCTCCGTTCGGAGCAACTGAACGACGAGGAAGACGTCAGGAAGCTCGCCGAGCGCTACAACGTCCCGTACCTCATCGGAATACCCTTCTATCCGGACCTCGACGCAAAGATTGGAAACGTCGAAGAGCTCATGAAAACCGAGTTCGCAGGAAAGGTTCGGGAGCTTGCGGAGAAGCTGTGA